A single window of Leptolyngbya ohadii IS1 DNA harbors:
- a CDS encoding isoaspartyl peptidase/L-asparaginase, whose translation MAIADGQPKLIIHGGAGSSLKGEKGADLVRQSLYQVIETVYDKLLSGLDAKSAVILGCQMLEDDPRFNAGTGSVLQSDGQIRMSASLMDGTAQRFSGVINVSRIQNPIQLAQFLQDSDDRVLSDNGAMELVRELQLPAFDPLTKLRLQEWILEREGNFDKAMAGVVAEKELVSEAGRGTIGVVVRDAEGRLAAGTSTGGKGFERIGRVSDSAMPAGNYATAEAAVSCTGIGEDIIEECLAARIVIRTSDGLPLSAAFERSFREAYQRNRDLGAIGIDATGTIAWGKTSEVLLAAYHDGQTIGDTLDMDRSMGTGNCSA comes from the coding sequence ATGGCGATCGCAGATGGGCAGCCCAAGCTGATTATTCATGGGGGCGCGGGCAGTTCGCTTAAGGGGGAAAAGGGTGCGGATCTGGTGCGGCAGTCCCTCTATCAGGTGATTGAAACGGTATACGACAAGCTGCTGTCAGGCTTGGATGCCAAGTCAGCGGTGATTCTAGGCTGTCAAATGCTGGAGGATGATCCGCGCTTCAATGCCGGAACGGGTTCGGTGCTTCAGTCGGATGGTCAGATTCGCATGAGCGCCTCTTTGATGGACGGCACGGCACAGCGGTTTAGCGGCGTCATTAATGTTTCGCGCATTCAAAATCCGATTCAGCTTGCGCAGTTTCTTCAGGATTCGGACGATCGCGTACTGTCGGACAATGGCGCGATGGAACTGGTGCGCGAACTGCAACTGCCTGCCTTTGATCCCCTAACCAAGCTGCGGCTTCAGGAGTGGATTCTGGAGCGAGAAGGCAATTTCGACAAAGCAATGGCAGGAGTGGTTGCTGAGAAAGAACTCGTAAGCGAAGCCGGACGGGGGACGATCGGGGTGGTGGTACGCGACGCGGAAGGGCGACTTGCCGCAGGTACCTCAACTGGAGGCAAAGGATTTGAGCGAATTGGGCGTGTTAGCGACTCTGCCATGCCTGCCGGAAACTATGCCACTGCCGAAGCTGCGGTAAGCTGTACGGGCATTGGGGAAGACATCATTGAGGAATGTCTGGCAGCAAGGATTGTGATTCGCACCTCAGACGGTCTGCCCCTTTCCGCTGCCTTTGAGCGATCCTTCCGAGAGGCATACCAGCGCAACCGCGATTTGGGCGCGATCGGCATTGACGCAACAGGAACGATCGCCTGGGGCAAAACCAGCGAAGTGTTGCTGGCGGCATATCACGATGGACAAACGATCGGGGATACCCTCGATATGGATCGATCGATGGGGACAGGGAACTGCTCGGCTTAA
- a CDS encoding transposase: MCAKRGNGIENFFVKLKQYRAIATRYDKLAETFLSATYMAASVIWLN; this comes from the coding sequence ATCTGTGCAAAGCGCGGCAACGGAATTGAGAATTTCTTTGTCAAGCTCAAGCAGTATCGAGCGATTGCAACGCGCTACGACAAGTTGGCTGAAACGTTTCTCAGTGCCACCTACATGGCGGCTTCCGTCATCTGGCTTAATTGA
- a CDS encoding IS5 family transposase, with protein sequence MTTRRYGLRDAQWERIHDLLPGRQGHVGVAARNNRLFVEAVLYRYRAGIPWRDLPERFGNYRKVHTRFRRWAKTGVWERVLTALAEDADHEYAMIDLTTVNAHQHCAGAKGGMPMPKQLDAAKGD encoded by the coding sequence ATGACGACACGACGCTATGGTCTACGCGATGCCCAATGGGAACGCATCCACGACCTGCTACCCGGACGCCAAGGACATGTAGGGGTGGCGGCAAGGAACAATCGGTTGTTTGTCGAAGCAGTGCTGTATCGGTATCGAGCAGGCATTCCCTGGCGCGACTTACCCGAACGATTCGGCAATTATCGCAAAGTCCATACGCGCTTTCGACGCTGGGCAAAAACGGGGGTGTGGGAGCGGGTGTTGACAGCCCTAGCCGAGGATGCCGATCACGAATATGCCATGATTGACTTGACTACTGTGAACGCCCATCAGCACTGTGCCGGGGCAAAGGGGGGGATGCCAATGCCCAAGCAATTGGACGCAGCAAAGGGGGACTGA
- a CDS encoding RNA methyltransferase, producing MPNDLSGVRIVLMEPAGSLNVGSVARVMKNMGLRDLVLVSPRCDPLSDEARKMAVHAADVLEAAQQVQTLPEALQHCRRVVATTGRSDTTLRIPLELPRTVLPWLVMSEDDAPAQTALIFGREDRGLTNEELNYAQRLIFIPAHPAYPSLNLAQAVAICCYELAMIKNLGEAAIAPVSPSLPTDLPPFETLEAFYQQLEAFLLKIGYLYPHTAPSRMEKFRRLLHRAYPLTEEVAMLRGILRQAEWALRQQMPPDKR from the coding sequence ATGCCCAATGATTTGTCCGGTGTCCGAATTGTCCTGATGGAGCCTGCGGGGTCTTTGAACGTGGGATCGGTGGCTCGCGTCATGAAAAATATGGGACTGCGGGATCTGGTTCTCGTCAGCCCTCGCTGTGATCCCCTGAGCGACGAAGCCCGCAAAATGGCAGTTCATGCCGCCGATGTGCTGGAAGCGGCTCAACAGGTGCAAACCCTCCCCGAAGCCCTGCAACATTGTCGGCGCGTGGTTGCCACAACGGGACGCAGCGATACTACCCTGAGAATTCCGCTGGAACTACCCCGAACCGTACTGCCCTGGCTAGTAATGTCCGAGGATGACGCCCCAGCCCAGACGGCTCTGATTTTCGGACGAGAGGATCGGGGATTAACCAATGAGGAATTGAACTACGCCCAGCGGCTAATTTTCATTCCTGCTCATCCCGCTTATCCCTCGCTGAATCTAGCGCAGGCTGTGGCAATTTGCTGCTACGAGTTAGCCATGATTAAGAACCTTGGAGAGGCAGCGATCGCCCCCGTTTCCCCCTCCCTTCCCACTGACCTGCCGCCCTTTGAAACCCTGGAAGCCTTCTACCAGCAGCTCGAAGCATTCCTCCTCAAAATTGGCTATCTTTACCCCCATACCGCTCCTAGCCGCATGGAAAAATTCCGCAGGCTACTGCATCGAGCCTACCCCTTGACGGAAGAAGTCGCCATGCTGCGGGGAATTCTGCGCCAGGCAGAGTGGGCTTTACGACAGCAAATGCCTCCGGACAAACGCTAA
- a CDS encoding ABC transporter permease, protein MNPSRTLVIAANVFREVIRDRVLYLIAFFAVVMLAATMLIPEVAASTENKIIPDVGMGAIGLLSLVIAVFVGTGLINKEIEKRTVFVMIAKPISRAEFIVGKHWGLSAVLGVLVVAMTAIFLAIMTLLRIPVPIASISLAALFQILELSLITAVAILFGVFTSSLLATLLTIAVYLMGHFSRDLVTLSRISTDPNIRRLSEGLYLALPDLSRFNFKNEAVYGMAALPQANELAMSLAYGLLYIAVLLTIATVVFTRREF, encoded by the coding sequence ATGAACCCCAGCCGCACCCTTGTCATCGCCGCAAACGTTTTCCGGGAAGTAATCCGCGATCGCGTCCTTTACCTGATTGCTTTTTTTGCGGTGGTGATGCTTGCCGCGACGATGCTGATTCCTGAAGTAGCTGCCAGTACGGAAAACAAAATTATTCCCGATGTTGGAATGGGGGCGATCGGGCTGCTGAGTCTGGTGATTGCAGTGTTTGTGGGCACGGGGTTAATCAACAAGGAAATCGAAAAGCGCACCGTCTTTGTGATGATCGCCAAGCCGATCAGCCGCGCTGAGTTCATCGTGGGTAAACACTGGGGACTTTCTGCCGTGCTGGGTGTTCTGGTCGTCGCGATGACTGCCATCTTTTTGGCGATCATGACCCTGCTGCGGATTCCCGTCCCGATTGCCAGCATTTCCCTCGCTGCCCTGTTTCAAATTCTGGAGCTGTCGTTGATTACTGCTGTCGCGATTTTGTTTGGCGTTTTCACCAGTTCTCTGCTGGCAACCCTGCTGACGATCGCCGTGTATCTCATGGGTCACTTTAGCCGCGACTTGGTGACGCTTAGCCGCATCTCCACCGACCCGAATATTCGCCGCCTTAGCGAAGGGCTGTATTTGGCACTGCCCGACCTGTCTCGCTTTAACTTCAAAAATGAAGCGGTCTACGGCATGGCTGCTCTACCCCAGGCAAACGAACTAGCGATGAGTCTTGCCTATGGTCTGCTCTACATTGCGGTGCTGCTAACGATCGCCACAGTCGTATTCACACGGCGAGAATTCTAG
- a CDS encoding GDP-mannose 4,6-dehydratase, whose product MVKTAQIETAQAKTALICGVSGQDGAYLAQLLLSHGYTVVGTSRDAQISTFRNLVRLGIRDRIKTCSMALNDFRSVLQVINKVQPNEIYNLAGQTSVGLSFDLPVETMESITLGTLNLLEAIRFIGAPIRLYNAGSSECFGDTGNTPADENTPFRPRSPYAVAKSAAFWQVANYREAYDLFACSGILFNHESPLRPKRFVTQKIVQTAADIAAGKAEKLYLGDISIQRDWGWSPEYVEAMHRILQQDQPDDFVIATGQSHSLQDFVAEVFAYLGLDWRNRVEIDRSLFRPTDIAVSCGNAAKAKQILGWQAKYTMKDVAQMMVDAL is encoded by the coding sequence ATGGTTAAAACAGCTCAGATTGAAACAGCTCAGGCTAAAACAGCCCTCATCTGCGGAGTTTCCGGACAGGACGGAGCCTACCTCGCCCAGCTATTGCTGAGTCATGGCTATACGGTTGTGGGCACTTCGCGGGACGCACAAATCTCGACGTTTCGGAATCTGGTGCGTCTGGGAATTCGTGATCGGATTAAAACCTGCTCGATGGCGCTGAACGATTTTCGCAGTGTGCTTCAGGTCATCAACAAAGTGCAGCCGAACGAAATTTACAATCTAGCGGGACAAACTTCCGTGGGGCTGTCGTTCGATCTGCCCGTGGAAACGATGGAAAGTATCACGCTGGGCACGCTAAATTTGCTGGAGGCAATTCGGTTTATCGGCGCACCGATTCGGTTATATAACGCAGGCTCTAGCGAATGTTTCGGAGATACGGGCAATACGCCCGCGGATGAAAATACGCCCTTTCGTCCGCGCAGTCCCTATGCGGTGGCAAAGTCGGCGGCCTTCTGGCAGGTGGCAAACTACCGTGAAGCATACGATCTCTTTGCCTGCTCAGGGATTTTGTTCAACCATGAATCGCCTTTGCGTCCCAAGCGGTTTGTAACGCAAAAGATTGTGCAAACGGCGGCGGATATTGCGGCGGGCAAAGCAGAAAAGCTGTACCTGGGGGATATCTCGATTCAGCGAGACTGGGGCTGGTCTCCGGAATATGTGGAGGCAATGCACCGCATTTTGCAGCAGGATCAGCCAGACGATTTTGTGATCGCCACCGGACAGAGCCACAGCCTCCAGGACTTTGTCGCCGAAGTATTTGCTTACCTGGGGTTAGACTGGCGCAATCGGGTAGAGATCGATCGCAGTTTATTTCGCCCCACAGATATTGCGGTGAGCTGCGGCAATGCGGCAAAGGCAAAGCAAATTCTGGGCTGGCAGGCAAAGTACACCATGAAGGATGTCGCTCAGATGATGGTCGATGCGCTCTAG
- a CDS encoding CHAT domain-containing protein, producing MKRILIFAANPRNTNSRRLDEEVREIQAGMNRAKLRDDFELKHRWATRPGDIHRAILDERPNIVHFCGDGAGDEGLVLEDEAGQEKRVTATALAGLFKLFSAEVDCVLLNACYSKVQAEAISEHIPFVIRAEIRCKSSFHAESSIEFRSFA from the coding sequence GTGAAACGTATTCTGATCTTTGCAGCAAATCCCAGAAACACAAATTCGCGTCGCCTGGATGAGGAGGTTCGGGAAATCCAGGCAGGAATGAACCGCGCTAAGCTGCGGGATGACTTTGAACTGAAACATCGGTGGGCAACTCGTCCTGGAGATATTCACCGGGCAATTCTAGATGAGCGTCCAAATATCGTTCATTTTTGTGGTGATGGTGCTGGAGACGAGGGATTAGTTCTAGAAGATGAAGCAGGTCAGGAAAAACGGGTCACGGCAACAGCGTTGGCAGGATTGTTCAAGCTTTTTTCGGCAGAGGTAGACTGTGTGCTGCTCAATGCCTGCTATTCCAAAGTTCAGGCAGAAGCAATTAGCGAGCATATTCCGTTTGTGATTCGAGCAGAAATTAGGTGCAAATCATCCTTCCACGCAGAAAGTTCGATCGAATTTAGAAGCTTTGCGTGA
- a CDS encoding transposase, with amino-acid sequence MVDALGNPMGFHLTGGQACDLDGADGLLEEIAADTVLADKGYDADQRGIERLQQQGKRCVIPPKRNRKHPRDYDKDLCKARQRN; translated from the coding sequence ATGGTCGATGCACTGGGCAATCCGATGGGCTTTCACCTTACTGGAGGACAAGCGTGTGATTTAGACGGAGCGGATGGGCTGCTCGAAGAGATTGCTGCTGATACCGTGCTTGCCGATAAGGGGTATGATGCCGACCAACGGGGGATTGAGCGATTGCAGCAACAGGGCAAGCGTTGTGTGATTCCGCCCAAGCGCAACCGCAAGCACCCGCGAGACTACGACAAGGATCTGTGCAAAGCGCGGCAACGGAATTGA
- a CDS encoding DUF2256 domain-containing protein: MAKSRSKSDLPTKICPVCDRPFTWRKKWADCWDEVKYCSDRCRRRRASAKPEGVESMD, translated from the coding sequence ATGGCGAAATCGCGATCGAAATCTGACCTGCCGACGAAAATCTGTCCTGTGTGCGATCGTCCGTTTACCTGGCGGAAAAAATGGGCAGACTGCTGGGACGAGGTGAAATACTGCTCCGATCGCTGTCGGCGGCGGCGGGCTTCGGCAAAACCGGAGGGAGTTGAATCGATGGATTAA
- a CDS encoding DUF6883 domain-containing protein, whose amino-acid sequence MKLPNGDRAEIPVAKLLSYCLNPDHPSGKHKARVFASALGITVEQVDELRALIAIAAVEGEVTQQNSTEFGQLFKVDWTVPDSGQVVLRTLWEIKSENSNPRLVSAFIK is encoded by the coding sequence ATGAAGTTACCAAACGGCGATCGAGCTGAAATTCCAGTCGCAAAGCTCCTAAGCTATTGTCTCAATCCCGATCATCCCTCTGGAAAGCACAAAGCAAGAGTGTTTGCCTCAGCATTAGGAATTACGGTTGAGCAGGTAGATGAGCTACGCGCATTGATTGCGATCGCTGCCGTTGAAGGGGAGGTAACACAGCAGAACAGCACCGAGTTTGGTCAATTATTCAAGGTTGATTGGACTGTTCCTGATTCTGGTCAGGTTGTCCTGCGTACCTTATGGGAAATCAAATCAGAAAATTCTAATCCGCGTCTAGTTTCCGCATTCATAAAATGA